Proteins from one Nicotiana tabacum cultivar K326 chromosome 23, ASM71507v2, whole genome shotgun sequence genomic window:
- the LOC107802196 gene encoding endoribonuclease Dicer homolog 1 produces the protein MEVDDGRGSEKPSYWLDACEDISCDEFIQDFVPVEPSNQLGPVDGSVDPCFFGGIDGILEKLKNGDDSAPCVDHNDSNGCSKGSAAAEIIKYNEPQVNKDNTKQNGSDRGKKSLHEGNGLSRHKERDYHEERNGKRARLRGVSREKRGRDRPPLAARKRFRDHESDEINRVDRDHRKRRENHGMRDRDWREGRGFWERDKEKNEMVFRVGSWEADRNREGKLLTERSVEHSGAIEKKDVKPKEQAPKEQARKYQLDVLEHARKKNTIAFLETGAGKTLIAILLMKSLCNDLHKQNKKMLAVFLVPKVPLVYQQAEVIREQTGYQVGHYCGEMGQDFWDARRWQREFETKQVLVMTAQILLNILRHSIIKMEAINLLILDECHHAVKKHPYSLVMSEFYHTTQKDKRPSVFGMTASPVNLKGVSSQVDCAIKIRNLETKLDSVVFTIKDRKDLEKHVPMPSEVVVEYDKAASLWSLHEQIKQMESAVEEAAQSSSRRSKWQFMGARDAGAREELRQVYGVSERTESDGAANLIQKLRAINYALGELGQWCAYKVARSFLTALQNDERASYQLDVKFQESYLDKVVSLLQCQLSEGAVAENGKMDEGNNPNSDCDRPDEMEEGELLESHVVSSGEHVDVTLGAAVADGKVTPKVQSLIKILLKYQHTEDFRAIIFVERVVTALVLPKVFEELPSLSFITSSSLIGHNNSQEMRTGQMQDTIAKFRDGRMNLLVATSVAEEGLDIRQCNVVIRFDLAKTILAYIQSRGRARKPGSDYILMVERDNLSHEAFLRNARNSEETLRKEAIERTDISHLKGASKLISGEAPTDSVYQVESTGAVVSLNSAVGLIHFYCSQLPSDRYSILRPEFIMERHEKPGGPTEYSCRLQLPCNAPFEKLEGPVCSSMRLAQQAVCLDACKKLHQMGAFTDMLLPDKGSGAELEKAEQEDEGDPIPGTSRHREFYPEGVADILKGEWILSGKDSCDSSKLVHLYMYAIKCVNIGTSKDPFLTDVSEFAILFGNELDAEVLSMSMDLFIARTVETKATLVFRGPIEVTESQLASLKSFHVRMMSIVLDVDVEPSTTPWDPAKAYLFAPVTGDESGDPIKDINWDLIKKITKTDVWSNPLQKARPDVYLGTSERALGGDRREYGFAKLRHGMAFGLKSHPTYGVRGAIANFDVVKASGLVPHRSSLDLVEVDSSKDKIMMADCCLRAEDIVGRIVTAAHSGKRFYVDCIPNDMTAENSFPRKEGYLGPLEYSSYAAYYKQKYGVDLVYKKQPLLRGRGVSYCKNLLSPRFEHSEEHEGELEEATDKTYYVFLPPELCFLHPLPGSLVRGAQRLPSIMRRVESMLLAVQLKDMIGYPVPALKILEALTAASCQETFCYERAELLGDAYLKWVVSRYLFLKYPQKHEGQLTRMRQQLVSNMVLYQYALNKGLQSYIQADRFSPSRWAAPGVLPVYDEDTNEEELSIFGHEITENGTVAAKTLAADEFEDEEAEEGELDTDSGSYRVLSSKTMADVVESLIGVYYVDGGKYAANHFMKWIGVEVDFDFKETEYSIRPYSIPENVLRSVDFDKLQGALNISFNDKGLLLEAITHASRPSSGVSCYQRLEFVGDAVLDHLITRHLFFTYTDLPPGRLTDLRAAAVNNENFARVAVKHSLHLHLRHGSSALEKQIRDFVSEVKNELSKPGFNSFGLGDCKAPKVLGDIFESIAGAIFLDSGCDTAVVWKVFQPLLHPMVTPETLPMHPVRELQERCQQQAQGLEYKASRSGNIATVEVYVDGIQVGMAQNPQKKMAQKLAARNALVVLKEREEAEAKKAEDGKKKKNGNPSYTRQTLNDICLRRNWPMPLYRSVHEGGPAHAKRFTYGVRVNTSDKGWTDECIGEPMPSVKKAKDSAASLLLELLNRWYS, from the exons ATGGAGGTAGATGACGGTCGAGGTTCTGAGAAACCCTCATACTGGCTTGATGCTTGTGAGGATATTTCCTGTGATGAGTTTATTCAAGATTTTGTCCCCGTTGAGCCATCAAATCAATTGGGTCCGGTTGATGGTAGTGTTGATCCTTGTTTCTTTGGTGGAATTGATGGGATTCTTGAAAAATTAAAGAATGGTGATGATTCTGCACCTTGTGTGGATCACAATGACAGTAATGGATGTAGTAAAGGTTCAGCTGCAGCTGAAATTATCAAGTACAATGAGCCACAAGTTAACAAGGATAATACTAAGCAGAATGGAAGTGACAGGGGAAAGAAGTCCTTGCATGAAGGAAATGGACTTTCTAGGCATAAGGAACGAGATTATCATGAAGAGAGAAATGGCAAAAGGGCACGACTCCGTGGTGTTAGCCGCGAGAAGAGAGGCCGCGATAGACCACCTTTGGCAGCTAGGAAGAGATTCCGCGACCACGAGAGTGATGAGATCAATAGAGTAGATAGGGATCACAGGAAGAGAAGGGAAAATCATGGTATGAGAGATAGGGATTGGAGGGAAGGAAGGGGCTTTTGGGAAAGGGACAAAGAAAAGAATGAGATGGTATTTCGGGTAGGTTCATGGGAAGCAGATAGAAATCGAGAGGGGAAGTTACTGACTGAGAGGAGCGTTGAACATTCTGGAGCTATTGAGAAGAAAGATGTTAAACCaaaggaacaagctcccaaggaGCAAGCACGCAAGTATCAGTTGGATGTACTTGAGCATGccagaaagaaaaatacaattgCTTTTCTTGAAACAGGAGCAGGAAAAACGCTTATTGCCATCCTCCTCATGAAGAGTCTATGTAATGACTTGCACAAACAGAACAAGAAGATGCTGGCTGTCTTTCTGGTCCCTAAAGTTCCACTTGTTTATCAG CAAGCAGAAGTTATTCGTGAGCAAACTGGTTATCAAGTTGGCCATTATTGTGGTGAGATGGGCCAAGATTTTTGGGATGCACGAAGGTGGCAGCGTGAGTTTGAAACTAAACAG GTCTTGGTTATGACTGCTCAGATTCTTCTGAACATCTTGAGGCACAGTATAATAAAAATGGAAGCAATTAATCTCCTTATTCTGGATGAATGCCATCATGCTGTGAAGAAGCATCCGTATTCTTTAGTAATGTCTGAGTTCTATCATACAACGCAAAAGGACAAAAGGCCATCTGTTTTTGGCATGACTGCTTCACCTGTTAACTTGAAGG GTGTTTCCAGCCAAGTTGATTGTGCAATAAAGATTCGTAATTTGGAAACGAAATTAGATTCAGTCGTCTTTACCATAAAGGACCGCAAGGACCTCGAGAAACATGTGCCAATGCCGTCAGAAGTAGTAGTGGAGTATGATAAAGCTGCTAGTTTGTGGTCCCTTCATGAACAAATAAAACAAATGGAATCAGCGGTTGAAGAAGCTGCACAGTCAAGTTCCAGAAGAAGTAAATGGCAATTTATGGGCGCTCGTGATGCTGGAGCTAGAGAAGAGCTGCGCCAAGTCTATGGTGTATCTGAAAGAACTGAAAGTGATGGGGCTGCTAATTTAATTCAAAAGTTGAGGGCTATCAACTATGCTCTTGGTGAACTGGGACAGTGGTGTGCCTATAAG GTAGCACGCTCTTTTTTAACAGCTTTACAAAATGATGAAAGGGCAAGCTACCAGCTTGATGTCAAGTTCCAAGAATCCTACCTGGATAAGGTTGTCTCTCTCTTGCAATGCCAGTTATCAGAGGGAGCAGTTGCAGAAAATGGTAAGATGGATGAAGGTAACAATCCGAATAGTGATTGTGATAGGCCTGATGAGATGGAGGAGGGCGAGCTTCTTGAAAGTCATG TTGTATCTAGTGGAGAGCATGTAGATGTGACTTTAGGAGCTGCTGTGGCTGATGGGAAAGTGACACCAAAAGTTCAATCATTAATTAAGATACTTCTCAAGTATCAGCATACAGAGGATTTTCGTGCTATAATATTTGTTGAACGTGTTGTGACAGCCTTGGTTCTTCCGAAG GTTTTTGAGGAGCTCCCTTCACTAAGTTTTATCACTTCATCAAGTTTAATTGGGCATAACAATAGTCAAGAAATGCGAACAGGCCAAATGCAGGACACGATAGCCAAATTTCGAGATGGTCGT ATGAATTTGTTAGTTGCTACTAGTGTTGCTGAGGAAGGACTTGACATACGGCAATGCAATGTTGTTATCCGGTTTGACCTGGCCAAAACTATTTTGGCTTATATCCAGTCTAGGGGTCGTGCCCGTAAGCCTGGATCAGATTATATTTTGATGGTTGAGAG AGATAATTTGTCGCATGAAGCATTTCTGAGGAATGCCAGAAACAGTGAAGAGACATTGCGGAAAGAAGCAATTGAGCGGACTGATATTAGTCATCTCAAAGGTGCGTCCAAGTTGATCTCTGGGGAGGCACCAACAGATTCAGTTTATCAGGTGGAGTCCACTGGAGCTGTTGTGAGCTTAAATTCTGCTGTTGGGCTGATCCACTTCTATTGCTCCCAGCTACCAAGTGACAG GTACTCAATTCTCCGTCCTGAGTTTATAATGGAGCGTCATGAGAAGCCAGGTGGCCCTACTGAATATTCATGTAGGCTTCAACTCCCGTGCAATGCACCTTTCGAGAAACTTGAGGGCCCTGTGTGCAGCTCAATGCGCCTTGCCCAGCAG GCTGTTTGTTTGGATGCTTGCAAGAAGCTCCACCAGATGGGGGCATTTACAGACATGCTCTTGCCAGACAAGGGAAGCGGGGCAGAGTTGGAGAAAGCTGAACAGGAAGATGAAGGTGATCCAATTCCCGGAACTTCCAGGCACAGGGAATTTTATCCTGAAGGTGTAGCTGATATTCTCAAG GGTGAATGGATTTTGTCGGGGAAGGATTCTTGTGACAGCTCAAAGTTGGTTCACCTCTATATGTATGCTATCAAATGTGTGAATATTGGCACCTCGAAGGACCCATTCTTAACTGATGTGTCAGAGTTTGCAATACTGTTTGGCAATGAGCTGGATGCAGAG GTATTATCGATGTCGATGGATTTATTTATTGCTCGGACTGTAGAAACAAAGGCGACTCTTGTCTTCAGAGGGCCAATAGAAGTGACAGAGTCTCAG TTGGCGTCCCTTAAGAGCTTTCATGTAAGAATGATGAGCATtgtattggatgttgatgttgagcCATCCACCACTCCTTGGGACCCTGCAAAGGCATATCTATTTGCCCCTGTTACTGGTGATGAATCTGGAGATCCTATAAAAGATATCAACTGGGATCTTATTAAAAAAATTACTAAAACTGATGTATGGAGCAATCCTCTTCAGAAAGCTCGTCCAGATGTATATCTTGGCACCAGTGAACGTGCTCTTGGTGGAGATCGAAGGGAATATGGCTTTGCGAAATTGCGACATGGTATGGCATTTGGATTGAAGTCTCATCCTACATACGGTGTTAGAGGTGCTATTGCAAACTTTGATGTGGTCAAAGCATCTGGATTGGTCCCTCACCGGAGTAGCCTTGATTTGGTTGAAGTTGATTCGAGTAAAGACAAGATAATGATGGCTGACTGTTGTCTTAGAGCAGAAGATATTGTAGGGAGAATTGTCACTGCAGCTCATTCTGGAAAGAGATTTTATGTTGATTGCATTCCCAATGATATGACTGCAGAGAACTCATTTCCTAGGAAAGAAGGTTACCTAGGTCCTCTTGAGTACAGCAGTTATGCTGCTTATTACAAGCAAAA GTATGGAGTTGATTTGGTCTATAAAAAGCAGCCTCTATTAAGAGGCCGTGGTGTTTCATATTGCAAGAACCTTCTGTCACCACGATTTGAACATTCAGAAG AACACGAGGGTGAACTTGAAGAAGCTACTGACAAAACATATTATGTTTTCCTCCCTCCTGAGCTCTGCTTTTTACATCCACTTCCTGGATCCCTTGTTCGGGGTGCTCAGAGATTGCCCTCGATCATGAGGAGGGTTGAGAGCATGCTGCTTGCTGTTCAGCTTAAGGATATGATTGGTTACCCTGTCCCAGCACTGAAG ATCTTGGAAGCATTGACAGCTGCTTCCTGCCAAGAGACTTTCTGCTATGAAAGAGCAGAGCTTCTTGGAGATGCCTATCTGAAATGGGTTGTTAGTCGGTATCTTTTCCTTAAATATCCTCAGAAACATGAAGGCCAACTCACCAGGATGAGACAACAATTGGTAAGCAACATGGTCTTGTACCAATATGCCTTAAATAAGGGACTCCAATCATACATCCAAGCAGATCGATTTTCTCCATCGAGATGGGCCGCTCCAGGGGTGTTGCCTGTGTATGACGAGGACACCAATGAAGAGGAGTTGTCCATATTTGGTCATGAAATAACAGAAAATGGGACTGTAGCAGCAAAGACACTTGCTGCTGATGAGTTTGAAGATGAGGAAGCTGAAGAAGGTGAGCTTGATACCGATTCAGGTTCGTATCGTGTACTCTCTAGCAAGACGATGGCTGATGTTGTGGAATCACTGATTGGCGTATATTATGTTGATGGTGGAAAGTATGCTGCAAACCACTTCATGAAATGGATCGGGGTTGAGGTTGATTTCGACTTCAAAGAGACTGAGTACTCTATTAGGCCTTATAGCATTCCCGAGAATGTACTCAGGAGTGTTGACTTTGATAAATTACAAGGTGCTCTGAACATCAGCTTCAATGATAAAGGCCTACTGCTAGAAGCAATTACTCATGCTTCACGCCCGTCTTCTGGGGTCTCCTGTTATCAAAGACTGGAGTTTGTGGGTGATGCAGTACTAGATCATCTCATCACGAGGCACTTGTTCTTTACATACACAGATCTTCCCCCTGGCCGATTAACCGACTTGAGAGCTGCAGCTGTGAACAATGAGAATTTTGCACGTGTTGCGGTTAAACACAGCCTTCATTTACACCTTCGTCATGGATCCAGTGCTCTAGAAAAGCAG ATTCGTGACTTTGTGAGTGAGGTTAAGAATGAACTATCGAAACCAGGTTTCAACTCCTTTGGTTTAGGGGATTGCAAAGCTCCTAAAGTTCTTGGTGATATTTTTGAATCAATTGCTGGGGCTATTTTTCTTGACAGTGGGTGTGATACTGCAGTTGTGTGGAAG GTTTTTCAACCATTGTTGCATCCAATGGTCACACCAGAAACACTGCCGATGCATCCAGTTCGTGAACTACAAGAACGCTGTCAACAACAAGCTCAAGGCTTAGAGTACAAAGCGAGTCGAAGTGGGAATATAGCTACAGTTGAAGTATATGTTGATGGTATTCAGGTTGGAATGGCTCAGAATCCTCAAAAGAAAATGGCACAGAAGTTGGCTGCCAGGAATGCCCTTGTTGTGTTGAAAGAGAGGGAGGAAGCCGAAGCTAAGAAGGCTGAAGatgggaagaaaaagaagaacggaAACCCGTCGTATACCAGGCAGACATTGAATGATATATGCTTACGTAGAAATTGGCCTATGCCACTGTATCG AAGTGTGCACGAGGGTGGCCCAGCACATGCAAAGAGGTTTACATATGGTGTACGCGTAAATACTTCGGACAAAGGATGGACAGATGAATGTATCGGGGAACCTATGCCGAGTGTAAAGAAAGCCAAGGATTCTGCAGCGTCTCTACTACTGGAACTCTTAAATAGATGGTATTCATGA